The following coding sequences are from one Streptomyces sp. NBC_01232 window:
- a CDS encoding serine/threonine-protein kinase: protein MFAPPPGAQSALTALSADDPHEIGGYRLHARLGSGGMGVVYLAYTPGGRPIALKAVRREFAADPEFRERFAREVASARRIHGLFTAQVVDSGEDDHTPWLATAYVPGPSLHQVVQRHGPLPVRTVLLLVAGIAEALQEIHRVGVVHRDLKPANVLIAGDGPRVIDFGIARAADAAALTGVGLSIGTAAFMAPEQALGRPVTSATDVFALGALAGYVAGGVPPFGNGPESGALYRVVHEHPDLGRIPGELHELLSWCLAKRPEDRPTTAGLIAAVQAHPLVGPRPEFTEGWLPRPVREEVGGRADADRSGRSEPPVPEHLRATAIATATASVSASVPVPGAASASAPAAAYSVTGPGGTMPYAPSPSPVPGLNPGLNPDPAAGPAPSRAPSRVPGPAPVPAAPAGPVPAPARGDRRRSRRLPVIGLALATLLACGGAAYWFGFPPEEGDAPAAEPAASPPRPSTASSYAPGYPQAELTVPDSGYEFDLRAGKVVPVETAAWYLARGSDAFLLSEESDAFVADGNGELTPDDCARGIETRPVTTLPFKALAQERPFCVRSPDLQEVAIVRLVETTAAGSVTISVEHFRKG from the coding sequence ATGTTCGCACCGCCCCCCGGCGCACAGTCCGCCCTCACGGCCCTGTCCGCCGACGACCCCCACGAGATCGGCGGCTACCGCCTTCACGCCCGGCTCGGCTCCGGCGGCATGGGGGTGGTCTACCTGGCGTACACGCCGGGCGGCCGGCCCATCGCGCTGAAGGCGGTGCGGCGGGAGTTCGCGGCGGACCCCGAGTTCCGCGAGCGCTTCGCCCGGGAAGTGGCGAGCGCCCGCCGGATCCACGGCCTCTTCACGGCGCAGGTGGTCGACTCGGGGGAGGACGACCACACCCCGTGGCTCGCCACGGCCTACGTACCCGGCCCCTCGCTGCACCAGGTCGTCCAGCGCCACGGACCGCTGCCGGTGCGTACGGTGCTCCTGCTCGTCGCGGGCATCGCCGAGGCGCTCCAGGAGATCCACCGGGTGGGCGTCGTCCACCGGGACCTCAAGCCGGCCAATGTCCTGATCGCCGGGGACGGCCCGCGGGTGATCGACTTCGGGATCGCGCGCGCCGCCGACGCCGCCGCGCTCACCGGGGTGGGTCTGAGCATCGGCACCGCCGCGTTCATGGCGCCCGAGCAGGCCCTGGGCCGCCCGGTGACCTCCGCGACCGACGTCTTCGCGCTCGGGGCGCTCGCCGGGTACGTCGCGGGCGGGGTGCCGCCCTTCGGCAACGGGCCGGAGTCCGGTGCGCTGTACCGCGTGGTCCACGAGCACCCGGACCTCGGCCGGATCCCCGGGGAGCTGCACGAACTGCTGTCGTGGTGCCTGGCGAAGCGCCCGGAGGACCGTCCCACGACCGCCGGTCTGATCGCGGCCGTCCAGGCCCACCCCCTCGTGGGTCCGCGGCCGGAGTTCACCGAGGGCTGGCTGCCGCGGCCCGTGCGGGAGGAGGTCGGGGGGCGGGCGGACGCGGACCGGTCCGGCCGGTCGGAACCGCCCGTACCGGAACACCTCCGGGCGACCGCGATCGCGACCGCAACGGCGTCCGTATCCGCGTCGGTGCCGGTGCCGGGAGCTGCGTCGGCATCTGCGCCCGCAGCCGCGTACTCCGTCACGGGGCCGGGCGGGACGATGCCGTATGCCCCGAGCCCGAGCCCGGTCCCGGGGCTGAATCCGGGGCTGAATCCGGATCCGGCTGCCGGTCCGGCCCCGAGCCGGGCCCCGAGCCGGGTGCCGGGCCCGGCACCGGTTCCGGCGGCCCCCGCCGGGCCGGTACCCGCCCCCGCGCGCGGCGACCGGCGCCGCTCGCGGCGGCTGCCGGTGATCGGCCTGGCTCTCGCGACCCTGCTGGCCTGTGGTGGCGCGGCCTACTGGTTCGGCTTCCCCCCGGAGGAGGGCGACGCCCCCGCGGCCGAACCCGCCGCCTCCCCGCCCCGGCCGTCGACGGCCTCCTCGTACGCGCCCGGATACCCGCAGGCCGAGCTCACCGTTCCGGATTCCGGTTACGAGTTCGACCTTCGCGCCGGGAAGGTGGTCCCCGTCGAGACGGCCGCCTGGTACCTCGCCCGCGGCTCCGACGCGTTCCTGCTGTCCGAGGAGTCCGACGCTTTCGTCGCCGACGGAAACGGAGAGCTGACCCCGGACGACTGCGCGCGGGGGATCGAGACCCGCCCCGTGACGACCCTGCCCTTCAAGGCGCTCGCGCAGGAGCGTCCCTTCTGTGTGCGAAGCCCTGACCTGCAGGAAGTTGCGATCGTCCGGCTCGTCGAGACGACCGCCGCAGGCTCCGTCACGATCTCCGTCGAGCACTTCCGCAAGGGCTGA
- a CDS encoding agmatine deiminase family protein, whose product MDTNPRTSRRRVLQFGAAALPLAALGSAALPSLAPTASAAQAGSGATLRMPAETDRHVRTYMAWPALASVWDSGLGAVRRDIAEVAHAISRYEPVVVLARPGQAAEARYQCGMGAYYGIQVIDIPNDDLWIRDFGPTFVVAPGAVAGVDTNFNGWGKAGTTYAQPFANDAAAARTLLAEYEVNRIRAGFVGEGGSLETDGEGTLLATVSSMVNANRNPGMSQAQVEQAMRTALGIDKVIWVPGLAGQDITDCHIDCLARFISPGRVILDKPGPGADRKWVAVYEETKRALQSATDAHGRRLAITELPGPDRREIRGRGEEFLSSYTNYYTANGAVIAPQFGDGYADGVAYAILQAAYPGHRVEQLSIDGIASGGGGIHCATQSHPAVPPAL is encoded by the coding sequence ATGGATACGAACCCCCGCACCTCTCGCCGCCGAGTACTCCAGTTCGGCGCGGCCGCCCTTCCCCTCGCGGCCCTCGGCTCCGCCGCCCTCCCGTCCCTGGCGCCGACGGCCTCGGCCGCGCAGGCCGGCTCGGGCGCGACGCTCCGCATGCCCGCCGAGACCGACCGGCACGTCCGTACGTACATGGCCTGGCCGGCCCTCGCGTCGGTGTGGGACAGCGGACTCGGTGCGGTGCGCAGGGACATCGCCGAGGTGGCCCACGCGATATCGCGCTACGAGCCGGTCGTGGTGCTGGCCCGCCCCGGCCAGGCCGCCGAGGCCCGCTACCAGTGCGGAATGGGCGCCTACTACGGCATCCAGGTCATCGACATCCCCAACGACGACCTCTGGATCCGGGACTTCGGCCCCACCTTCGTCGTCGCCCCGGGCGCAGTCGCCGGTGTGGACACCAACTTCAACGGCTGGGGCAAGGCCGGTACGACGTACGCCCAGCCCTTCGCCAACGACGCGGCGGCGGCCCGCACGCTCCTCGCCGAGTACGAGGTGAACCGGATCCGGGCGGGCTTCGTCGGCGAGGGCGGCTCGCTGGAGACCGACGGCGAAGGAACCCTGCTGGCCACGGTCAGCTCGATGGTGAACGCCAACCGGAACCCGGGCATGAGCCAGGCCCAGGTCGAGCAGGCGATGAGGACGGCGCTCGGCATCGACAAGGTGATCTGGGTGCCGGGCCTCGCGGGCCAGGACATCACCGACTGTCACATCGACTGCCTGGCCCGGTTCATCTCCCCGGGCCGGGTCATCCTCGACAAGCCCGGCCCCGGCGCGGACAGGAAGTGGGTGGCCGTCTACGAGGAGACGAAGCGGGCCCTGCAGAGCGCCACCGACGCCCATGGCCGCCGCCTGGCCATCACCGAGCTGCCCGGACCGGACCGCCGCGAGATCCGCGGCCGGGGCGAGGAGTTCCTGTCGAGCTACACCAACTACTACACGGCGAACGGCGCCGTGATCGCGCCCCAGTTCGGCGACGGATACGCCGACGGCGTCGCGTACGCCATCCTGCAGGCCGCCTACCCGGGCCACCGGGTGGAACAGCTCTCCATCGACGGCATCGCCTCCGGAGGCGGCGGGATCCACTGCGCCACCCAGTCGCACCCGGCCGTGCCGCCGGCGCTCTGA
- a CDS encoding TetR/AcrR family transcriptional regulator — MASRSTQILEAAARVIARRGVRGLRVEELAAEAGVSTALIYYHFKDRTGVLRQTLEFINDRAERYTTERDPDEPPLTPREELEETLLLELQDTVHVRENSSAWGELRASAVFDEVLREDLARATLVWVQEVAALLGQVQPMVPASALAAAAERLTALLEGLSMRWLSGGIRIDHARELMRGAIAAELAGLGRG, encoded by the coding sequence ATGGCGTCTCGTAGTACTCAGATCCTCGAAGCCGCCGCCCGGGTGATCGCCCGGCGCGGTGTACGCGGGCTGCGCGTGGAGGAACTCGCGGCCGAGGCCGGCGTGTCCACCGCCCTGATCTACTACCACTTCAAGGACCGTACGGGCGTCCTGCGCCAGACGCTCGAGTTCATCAACGACCGCGCCGAGCGCTACACGACCGAGCGCGACCCGGACGAACCGCCGCTCACCCCGCGCGAGGAGCTGGAGGAGACCCTCCTCCTGGAGCTCCAGGACACCGTGCACGTACGGGAGAACAGCTCGGCCTGGGGCGAACTGCGGGCGAGCGCCGTCTTCGACGAGGTGCTGCGAGAGGACCTCGCACGGGCGACGCTGGTGTGGGTCCAGGAGGTGGCCGCGCTGCTGGGCCAGGTCCAGCCGATGGTCCCGGCCTCCGCGCTCGCCGCCGCCGCCGAGCGGCTCACCGCCCTGCTGGAGGGCCTGAGCATGCGCTGGCTGAGCGGGGGCATCAGGATCGACCATGCCCGCGAGCTGATGCGGGGCGCCATCGCGGCCGAACTGGCGGGTCTCGGGCGCGGCTGA
- the ureA gene encoding urease subunit gamma: protein MPLTPTERDRLLLFTAAELARARRARGLRLNVPEATALIADTVCEAARDGLRLADALERGRGVLGPDDVLPGVVDIVTEIQVEAVFEDGTRLAAISEPFGAVERDDRAPGAVLPASDAVAAPEPVVTLTVRNTAAVPVSVTSHFHFFEANPRLDFDRAAAYGMRLAVAAGSSTRFDSGASVEVGLVPVGGDRIAIGFAGLVDGPLDAPGAKAIALAKAAACGYLGVVAAEHEDGDRA from the coding sequence ATGCCCCTGACTCCCACCGAGCGTGACCGGCTGCTGCTCTTCACCGCCGCCGAGCTGGCTCGGGCCCGGCGCGCCCGCGGCCTGCGGCTCAACGTGCCGGAGGCGACCGCGCTGATCGCGGACACGGTGTGCGAGGCGGCGCGCGACGGCCTTCGCCTGGCCGATGCCCTCGAGCGGGGCCGTGGCGTCCTCGGCCCTGACGACGTGCTCCCCGGGGTCGTCGACATCGTGACCGAGATCCAGGTCGAGGCCGTCTTCGAGGACGGCACCCGGCTGGCCGCGATCAGTGAGCCCTTCGGCGCCGTGGAGCGCGACGACCGTGCCCCGGGCGCGGTCCTGCCCGCCTCGGACGCCGTGGCCGCGCCGGAGCCGGTGGTCACCCTCACCGTCCGCAACACTGCCGCGGTGCCGGTGAGCGTGACCTCGCACTTCCATTTCTTCGAGGCGAACCCTCGGCTCGACTTCGACCGGGCCGCGGCCTACGGGATGCGGCTGGCCGTGGCCGCCGGTTCGTCCACCCGCTTCGACTCCGGCGCGAGCGTCGAGGTCGGACTCGTCCCCGTGGGCGGGGACCGGATCGCGATCGGCTTTGCGGGACTGGTCGACGGACCCCTGGACGCACCCGGAGCCAAGGCAATTGCGCTGGCGAAGGCGGCGGCCTGCGGCTACCTGGGCGTCGTCGCCGCCGAACACGAGGACGGAGACCGGGCGTGA
- a CDS encoding urease subunit alpha, translating to MSKKTPHSDHCAPGSRHIDPHEYASVFGPRAGDRVRLGDSGLTVRVEHDAQRPGDEFLAGFGKTARDGLHLKAAAVRGTCDVVISNVLVIDAVLGIRKVSIGIREGRIHAIGRAGNPDTLDGVDVVVGTGTTIVSGEGLIATAGAVDTHVHLLSPRIMEASLASGVTTIIGQEIGPSWGVGVNSPWALRHGFNAFDAWPVNIGFLARGSSSDAAPLVEALAEGGACGFKVHEDLGAHTRALDTALRVAEEYDVQVALHSDGLNECLSVEDTLRVLDGRTIHAFHIEGCGGGHVPNVLKMAGVPNVIGSSTNPTLPFGRDAVAEHYGMIVSVHDLKPDLPGDAAMARDRIRAGTMGAEDVLHDLGAIGITSSDAQGMGRAGETIRRTFAMAAKMKGELGPMDGDGDGDDNARVLRYIAKLTINPAIAHGLAHEIGSIEVGKLADIVLWRPPFFGAKPQMVLKSGFPAYGVTGDPNAATDCCEPLVLGPLFGAHGAAPADLSVAFVSRAAAESGSSGAMATRRRRVAVRGTRGIGPKNMIGNDRLGNVDVNARTGLVTLDGEPLRSEPAQQVSLNRLYFL from the coding sequence GTGAGCAAGAAGACCCCGCACAGCGATCACTGTGCGCCGGGCAGCCGGCACATCGACCCGCACGAGTACGCGTCCGTCTTCGGCCCCCGTGCCGGGGACCGGGTGCGGCTGGGCGACTCCGGGCTGACGGTCCGCGTCGAGCACGACGCGCAGAGGCCCGGCGACGAGTTCCTGGCGGGTTTCGGGAAGACGGCCCGCGACGGCCTGCACCTGAAGGCCGCCGCGGTCCGCGGGACCTGCGACGTCGTCATCAGCAATGTGCTGGTCATCGACGCCGTCCTCGGTATCCGCAAGGTCTCCATCGGTATCCGCGAGGGCCGGATCCACGCGATCGGCCGGGCCGGCAACCCCGACACCCTCGACGGCGTCGACGTGGTCGTCGGCACCGGCACGACGATCGTCTCGGGTGAGGGCCTGATCGCGACCGCCGGGGCGGTGGACACCCACGTCCACCTGCTCTCCCCGCGGATCATGGAAGCCTCCCTCGCGAGTGGCGTGACGACGATCATCGGGCAGGAGATCGGGCCGAGCTGGGGTGTCGGAGTCAACTCGCCCTGGGCACTCAGACACGGGTTCAACGCCTTCGACGCCTGGCCCGTCAACATCGGCTTCCTCGCCCGCGGCTCCTCCTCGGACGCCGCCCCGCTGGTCGAGGCGCTCGCCGAGGGCGGTGCCTGCGGTTTCAAGGTCCACGAGGACCTCGGGGCGCACACCCGGGCCCTGGACACGGCGTTGCGGGTGGCCGAGGAGTACGACGTGCAGGTGGCCCTGCACAGTGACGGTCTGAACGAGTGCCTGTCCGTCGAGGACACCCTGCGGGTGCTGGACGGCCGGACCATCCACGCCTTCCACATCGAGGGCTGCGGCGGCGGTCACGTCCCGAACGTGCTGAAGATGGCGGGCGTGCCGAACGTCATCGGCTCCTCCACCAATCCGACGCTGCCCTTCGGGCGGGACGCGGTGGCCGAGCACTACGGAATGATCGTCTCGGTCCACGACCTCAAGCCCGACCTGCCCGGTGACGCCGCCATGGCCCGTGACCGGATCCGGGCCGGGACCATGGGCGCCGAGGACGTGCTCCACGACCTCGGGGCCATCGGGATCACCTCCTCCGACGCCCAGGGCATGGGGCGTGCGGGTGAGACCATCCGCCGCACCTTCGCGATGGCCGCCAAGATGAAGGGCGAGCTCGGCCCGATGGACGGCGACGGTGACGGCGACGACAACGCCCGCGTCCTGCGCTACATCGCCAAGCTCACCATCAATCCCGCCATCGCCCACGGCCTCGCCCACGAGATCGGCTCCATCGAAGTCGGCAAACTCGCCGACATCGTGCTCTGGCGCCCCCCGTTCTTCGGCGCCAAGCCCCAGATGGTGCTCAAGTCCGGTTTCCCGGCCTACGGCGTCACCGGCGATCCGAACGCCGCCACCGACTGCTGCGAACCGCTCGTTCTCGGCCCCTTGTTCGGCGCCCACGGCGCGGCGCCCGCCGACCTCTCGGTCGCCTTCGTCAGCCGCGCCGCCGCCGAGTCCGGCAGCTCCGGCGCCATGGCGACCCGGCGCCGCCGGGTCGCCGTACGCGGCACGCGCGGCATCGGGCCGAAGAACATGATCGGCAATGACCGGCTCGGCAATGTCGACGTCAACGCCCGGACCGGGCTCGTGACGCTCGACGGCGAGCCCCTGCGCTCCGAGCCGGCCCAGCAGGTCTCCCTGAACCGCCTCTACTTCCTCTAG
- a CDS encoding agmatine deiminase family protein yields the protein MTEFRMPAEWSPHDGCLMAWPTREDLWGSVLAEVKEEYANVARAIAAFEPVTMVAPPGFGEDARALCGDGDGVTVVELPLDDSWFRDSAPLFVLDGDGNRAGVDFRFNAWGRKHHPFDADDRISGLLLEHLGVDRIPSGMILEGGAITVDGEGTLITTEQCLLHPNRNPGMNRDQIEAELKSRLGVSKVVWLPYGGLLDTETDGHVDGVCAFAAPGTVVVSLPSDPDHPDYARMRANRAVLEATTDARGRRLEIIDVPQTAFADVAEGEIEVSYLNYYVANGGVVVPVAGVPQDEEALAVIATAYPGRKVVGVRALAIAFGGGGVHCITQQIPTARTTV from the coding sequence ATGACCGAATTCCGTATGCCCGCCGAGTGGTCCCCGCACGACGGCTGTCTGATGGCCTGGCCCACCCGCGAGGACCTGTGGGGCAGCGTGCTCGCCGAGGTGAAGGAGGAGTACGCGAACGTCGCCCGCGCCATCGCCGCGTTCGAGCCCGTGACGATGGTCGCCCCGCCCGGCTTCGGCGAGGACGCCCGTGCGCTCTGCGGCGACGGTGACGGCGTGACCGTCGTGGAGCTGCCGCTCGACGACTCCTGGTTCCGCGACTCCGCCCCGCTCTTCGTCCTCGACGGCGACGGCAACCGGGCCGGAGTCGACTTCCGGTTCAACGCCTGGGGTCGCAAGCACCACCCGTTCGACGCCGACGACCGCATCAGCGGCCTGCTGTTGGAACACCTCGGCGTCGACCGCATCCCCTCCGGCATGATCCTCGAAGGCGGGGCGATCACCGTCGACGGCGAGGGCACGCTGATCACCACCGAGCAGTGCCTCCTGCATCCCAACCGCAACCCGGGCATGAACCGCGACCAGATAGAGGCCGAGCTGAAGTCCCGGCTCGGGGTCTCCAAGGTGGTGTGGCTCCCGTACGGCGGCCTGCTCGACACCGAGACCGACGGTCACGTCGACGGGGTCTGCGCCTTCGCCGCCCCCGGCACGGTCGTCGTCTCCCTGCCCTCCGACCCGGACCACCCCGACTACGCCCGGATGCGCGCCAACCGCGCGGTGCTGGAGGCCACCACCGATGCCCGCGGCCGCCGGCTGGAGATCATCGACGTGCCGCAGACGGCCTTCGCCGACGTGGCCGAGGGCGAGATCGAGGTGTCGTACCTCAACTACTACGTCGCCAACGGTGGCGTGGTCGTCCCGGTGGCCGGTGTGCCGCAGGACGAGGAGGCCCTCGCCGTGATCGCCACGGCCTACCCGGGCCGCAAGGTCGTAGGGGTCCGGGCGCTCGCCATCGCGTTCGGCGGTGGCGGCGTCCACTGCATCACCCAGCAGATCCCCACCGCGCGGACCACCGTCTGA